The DNA sequence GGTCAGGAGCTCCTGCAGCGCGTACGCCGCACCGTAGGCCTCGAGGGCCCACACCTCCATCTCACCGAACCGCTGACCGCCGAACTGCGCCTTACCACCGAGCGGCTGCTGGGTGATCATCGAGTACGGGCCGGTCGAGCGCGCGTGGATCTTGTCGTCGACCAGGTGGTGCAGCTTCAGGATGTACATGTAGCCGACCGACACGGGGTCCGGGTAGGGCTCGCCGGAGCGGCCGTCGAACAGCTGCGTCTTGCCGGAGCCGCCGATGAGGCGCTCGCCGTCGCGCGTCGGGAGGGTCGAGTCGAGCAGACCCGCGATCTCCTCCTCCTTGGCGCCGTCGAACACCGGGGTCGCGACCTTGGTGTTCGGCTCGACGCTGTACGCGGCCTCGGGCAGCTCGGCCGCCCACTTCGGCTTGCCGTCGATCTCCCAGCCGTTCTTCGCGATCCACCCGAGGTGGATCTCGAGGACCTGGCCGAAGTTCATGCGGCCCGGAACACCCAGCGGGTTGAGGATCACGTCGACCGGGGTCCCGTCGGCGAGGAACGGCATGTCCTCGACCGGCAGGATCTTGGAGATGACGCCCTTGTTGCCGTGACGGCCGGCGAGCTTGTCGCCCGCGGTGATCTTGCGCTTCTGGGCGATGTAGACCACCACGCGCTGGTTCACGCCGGAGCCGAGCTCGTCGTCGCCGTCCTGCGCGTCGAAGACCTTGACACCGATGATGGTGCCCTCCTCGCCGTGCGGGACCTTGAGGGAGGTGTCGCGCACCTCGCGGCTCTTCTCGTTGAAGATCGCGCGGAGCAGGCGCTCCTCGGCCGACAGCTCGGTCTCGCCCTTCGGCGTGACCTTGCCGACGAGGATGTCGCCGGGGCGCACCTCGGCGCCGATGCGGATGATGCCGCGCTCGTCGAGGTCGGCCAGGAGGTCCGGGCTGACGTTCGGGAGGTCGCGGGTGATCTCCTCCTTGCCGAGCTTGGTGTCGCGGGCGTCGACCTCGTACTCCTCGATGTGGATCGAGGAGAGGGTGTCGTCCTTCACCAGGTTCTGGCTGAGGATGATCGCGTCCTCGAAGTTGTGGCCCTCCCACGGCATGAACGCGACGAGCAGGTTCTTGCCGAGCGCGAGCTCCCCGTTCTCGGTGGCGGGGCCGTCGGCGACGACCTCGCCCGCCTCGATCCGGTCGCCTTCGTCGACGATCACGCGGTGGTTGTACGACGTGCCCTGGTTCGAGCGGTCGAACTTGCGCAGGTAGTAGGTCTTGATCGTGCCGTCGTCCGCCTGGACGGTGACCGCGTCGGCCGAGACCTCGGTGACCACGCCGGACTTCTCCGCGATGACCACGTCACCGGCGTCGATGGCCGCGTAGCCCTCCATACCGGTTCCGACGAGCGGGCTCTCGGAGCGGAGGAGCGGGACGGCCTGGCGCTGCATGTTCGCACCCATGAGGGCGCGGTTGGCGTCGTCGTGCTCGAGGAACGGGATGAGGGAGGTACCCACCGACACCATCTGGCGCGGGGAGACGTCCATGTAGCCGATCTCCTCGGCGGGGATCAGGTCGACCTCGCCGCCCTTCTGCCGGGCGAGGACGCGCTCCTCCACGAAGTGGCCGTTCGCGTCGAGCGGGGCGTTCGCCTGCGCGACGACGAAGTCGTCCTCCTCCGACGCCGTGAGGTAGTCGATCTGGTCGGTGACCCGGCCGTCGACGACCTTGCGGTACGGCGTCTCGATGAAGCCGAACGAGTTGATCCGCGCGAACGACGCGAGCGAGCCGATCAGACCGATGTTCGGGCCTTCCGGCGTCTCGATCGGGCACATGCGGCCGTAGTGCGAGGGGTGCACGTCGCGGACCTCGACGCCGGCACGCTCACGGCTCAGACCACCCGGGCCGAGCGCCGAGAGGCGACGCTTGTGCGTCAGGCCGGCGAGCGGGTTGTTCTGGTCCATGAACTGCGACAGCTGGGAGGTGCCGAAGAACTCCTTGATCGCGGCGACGACCGGTCGCACGTTGATCAGGGTCTGCGGGGTGATCGCCTCGATGTCCTGCGTGGTCATGCGCTCGCGGACGACGCGCTCCATGCGGCTGAGGCCGGTGCGGACCTGGTTCTGGATGAGCTCGCCGACGGCGCGGATGCGACGGTTGCCGAAGTGGTCGATGTCGTCGATGTCGAGGCGGATGTCCGCCTCCTGGCCGTTGCGGAGACCCTTGATCGTGGTCTGGCCGTCGTGCAGGGCGACCAGGTACTTGATCGTCGCGATGATGTCCTGGACGGTCAGCACCGAGTCCGTGAGCGGGGCCTCGAGGCCGAGCTTGCGGTTGATCTTGTAGCGGCCGACCTTGGCCAGGTCGTAGCGCTTCGGGTTGAAGTAGAAGTTGTCGAGCAGCGCACGCGCGGCCTCGGCGGCGACCTGCTCGCCCGGGCGCAGCTTGCGGTAGATGTCCTTGAGGGCCTCCTCCTTGGTGAGGATGGCGTCCTTCTCGAGGGTGAGCTCGATGGACTGGTACCCGGCGAACTCGGAGAGGATCTCCTCGCTGGTGAGGCCGAGGGCCTTGAGGAACACCGTGACCGACTGCTTGCGCTTGCGGTCGATGCGGACACCGACCTGGTCGCGCTTGTCGATCTCGAACTCGAGCCAGGCGCCGCGGCTCGGGATGATGCGGGCCGAGTAGATGTCCTTGTCGGAGGTCTTGTCGGCGGTGGCCTCGAAGTACACGCCCGGCGAGCGGACGAGCTGCGACACGACGACACGCTCGGTGCCGTTGATGATGAACGTGCCCTTCTCGGTCATGAGCGGGAAGTCGCCCATGAAGACCGTCTGGGTCTTGATCTCACCCGTGAGGTGGTTCATGAACTCGGCCTCGACGTAGAGCGGGGCCGCGTAGGTCTTGCCCTTCTCCTTGCACTCGTCGATCGAGTACTTCTTCTCCTCGAGGAACGGGTTCGTGAAGGAGAGCTGCATGGTCTCGCCCAGGTCTTCGATGGGCGAGATCTCCTCGAAAATCTCCTCGAGGCCGGTTGCGGCCGGCAGATCCTGACGGCCCTGAGCCTCGGCCTCGGCGACGCGCGCCTTCCACGCGTCGTTTCCGACCAGCCAGTCGAAGCTCTCCGTCTGCAGTGCGAGCAGATCGGGGACGGTGAGGGTGTCCGTGATCTTGGCGAACGAGAGACGAGATGCGGCTCGTCCGTTCTTGGGTGTCTTGTCGGTGTTGGTTGCGTTGCGCGCAGCAGCCAAGGAAATAACCTCCGTGGGCCCCGGTCGGGCCAGTTACTGTCGGTCTTGTGTAGTTGTCATGGACGAGAACTCCCGGACGCATCGCGTCGACGCCGTATCTGACCCGTGATTTCTGGGCCCAGGCGCGCGCTGAGAGAGTCAGAGCCGACCGCAATATGAAGGCAGATGATTGACCGGGAGCGCAAAGAACAACTATATGTCAAATGGACGCGCCGTGTCCAGTCTTTTCTTGACCGGAGGCGCACCTCAGGTGTATAACCGCGAGCCCGCTGCCGCTATTCCGGCCGCACATCCCCGGAACGACGCGGATCTCAGCGGTGCGAGCGGTAGGTCGGGAGGGTGTCGACCGTCGCGATGATCGCCTCCTCGCGGGTGCGCGGAGACCACCCGAGCACCCGGATCGCCTTCTCCGAGGAGGCCCGGCGAACCGTCCCGAGCTCGGGGAGCGAGTCGCGCACGCGGCTGCTGAACGGGGCCGCGGCCTTGAGCACCCAGCTCGGCATGAGCTTCGTGGCCACACGCTGGCCGGCCTGCTCGCCGAGGTGCCCGCGGATGACGAGCGCGAGCTCCGGCGCGCTCATCACCTCGCCGGCGATCGCGAGGAACCGCTCCCCCGCCGCCTCGGGCCGGGTCATGGCGAGGAGGTGCAGTGCGGCGACATCGCGCACGTCGACCAGGCCGAACGACGCGTCGGGGAGGCGCGGGAGCCTCCCCTCGGCCACCAGCCTCACGAGCTCGACGGAACTCGACAGGTCGGGCCCGAGGACCGGCCCCAGCACGCCGACCGGGTTGACCGTGGCGAGCTCGAGCGCGCCTCCCTTCGACCGGGCGTCGGCGACGAAGTCCCAGGCCGCACGCTCGGCGAGGGTCTTCGACTGGACGTAGGCGGTCACCGGGCGGCCGCTGTCGAGCTCGGTCCAGTCCTCCTCGGTGAAGGCGCGGTCGGTCGGCGCGTGCCCGTACCCGATCGCGGCGAACGACGACGTGAGCACGACCCGCTCCACGCCCGCGTCGAGGGAGGCGCGCAGCACGCGGAGAGCGCCCTCCCGCGCGGGACGGATCAGCTCGTCGGGGTCGCGCGGCATGAACGCCGGGAACGGGGAGGCGACATGGAGCACGAAACGGCAGCCGGCGACCGCATCCGCCCAGCCGTCGTCGGAGAGCAGGTCGGTCACCGCGAAGCTCAGCCGGTCGCCGGGGTCGTCGATGCCGCCCGCCTTCAGCTGCGACCGGACGTCGGCGGCTCGCGCGGGCGTCCGGATCGTGGTGCGGACGTCGTACCCCGCTTCGAGGAGGGCGATGATGCAGTGCGCCCCGACGAAGCCGGAGCCGCCGGTGACGAGGACCAGATCGGGCATGCGCCCATCCTCCCGTGAGGAGGGGGGACGCGGAAGTGGGGGTGCGGTCTCGGGGGTGCGTTATCCACAGCGCCGCGAGGGCTCGGGCGGGCGAGACGTCATTCGTGGCCCCTTCCCGCGGCGTGTCGGACGCGCATCAGGGCCATCGGCGACCGTTCACGCGGAGGGGAGGGCCGGGAGGGACGACGGCACGCCGTCAGGAGTGCAGCAGCGCGATCGCCTGGGCGCG is a window from the Leifsonia sp. AG29 genome containing:
- the rpoB gene encoding DNA-directed RNA polymerase subunit beta, translating into MAAARNATNTDKTPKNGRAASRLSFAKITDTLTVPDLLALQTESFDWLVGNDAWKARVAEAEAQGRQDLPAATGLEEIFEEISPIEDLGETMQLSFTNPFLEEKKYSIDECKEKGKTYAAPLYVEAEFMNHLTGEIKTQTVFMGDFPLMTEKGTFIINGTERVVVSQLVRSPGVYFEATADKTSDKDIYSARIIPSRGAWLEFEIDKRDQVGVRIDRKRKQSVTVFLKALGLTSEEILSEFAGYQSIELTLEKDAILTKEEALKDIYRKLRPGEQVAAEAARALLDNFYFNPKRYDLAKVGRYKINRKLGLEAPLTDSVLTVQDIIATIKYLVALHDGQTTIKGLRNGQEADIRLDIDDIDHFGNRRIRAVGELIQNQVRTGLSRMERVVRERMTTQDIEAITPQTLINVRPVVAAIKEFFGTSQLSQFMDQNNPLAGLTHKRRLSALGPGGLSRERAGVEVRDVHPSHYGRMCPIETPEGPNIGLIGSLASFARINSFGFIETPYRKVVDGRVTDQIDYLTASEEDDFVVAQANAPLDANGHFVEERVLARQKGGEVDLIPAEEIGYMDVSPRQMVSVGTSLIPFLEHDDANRALMGANMQRQAVPLLRSESPLVGTGMEGYAAIDAGDVVIAEKSGVVTEVSADAVTVQADDGTIKTYYLRKFDRSNQGTSYNHRVIVDEGDRIEAGEVVADGPATENGELALGKNLLVAFMPWEGHNFEDAIILSQNLVKDDTLSSIHIEEYEVDARDTKLGKEEITRDLPNVSPDLLADLDERGIIRIGAEVRPGDILVGKVTPKGETELSAEERLLRAIFNEKSREVRDTSLKVPHGEEGTIIGVKVFDAQDGDDELGSGVNQRVVVYIAQKRKITAGDKLAGRHGNKGVISKILPVEDMPFLADGTPVDVILNPLGVPGRMNFGQVLEIHLGWIAKNGWEIDGKPKWAAELPEAAYSVEPNTKVATPVFDGAKEEEIAGLLDSTLPTRDGERLIGGSGKTQLFDGRSGEPYPDPVSVGYMYILKLHHLVDDKIHARSTGPYSMITQQPLGGKAQFGGQRFGEMEVWALEAYGAAYALQELLTIKSDDILGRVKVYEAIVKGENIQEPGIPESFKVLIKEMQSLCLNVEVLSADGQAVSLRDSDDEAFRAAEELGINISSRFESSSIDEI
- a CDS encoding SDR family oxidoreductase — protein: MPDLVLVTGGSGFVGAHCIIALLEAGYDVRTTIRTPARAADVRSQLKAGGIDDPGDRLSFAVTDLLSDDGWADAVAGCRFVLHVASPFPAFMPRDPDELIRPAREGALRVLRASLDAGVERVVLTSSFAAIGYGHAPTDRAFTEEDWTELDSGRPVTAYVQSKTLAERAAWDFVADARSKGGALELATVNPVGVLGPVLGPDLSSSVELVRLVAEGRLPRLPDASFGLVDVRDVAALHLLAMTRPEAAGERFLAIAGEVMSAPELALVIRGHLGEQAGQRVATKLMPSWVLKAAAPFSSRVRDSLPELGTVRRASSEKAIRVLGWSPRTREEAIIATVDTLPTYRSHR